Proteins encoded together in one Quercus lobata isolate SW786 chromosome 3, ValleyOak3.0 Primary Assembly, whole genome shotgun sequence window:
- the LOC115981652 gene encoding uncharacterized protein LOC115981652 — MNLSTPSNNPNTNRNPPSPKGQAECNNCGKASQSGGSHTDTHNHKWAQFHFHHVRLRGVDRLLCTSCVLRLHPSSFCPLCFDHFTPPNPPIHNHTPCSKCSSLTHTHCLPNTTTTNNPSSSYLCPPCSDPNFSFFQFQPHTATTRLDARSASVLLCAARIASASMAKAAAVARAEAERKVREAAAAKKRARDAMEHLAMVEAKAGRKDCCIENKIKDGVLSNGNLKSLESVVPKNNNNNNSCSNGVGGVFEERKLEVECRANNVNGVQSENGKENES; from the coding sequence ATGAACCTCTCCACACCCTCCAACAATCCCAACACAAATCGAAACCCACCATCACCAAAAGGCCAAGCAGAATGCAACAATTGCGGCAAAGCAAGCCAATCAGGCGGGTCCCACACCGACACCCACAACCACAAGTGGGCCCAATTCCATTTCCACCACGTCAGGCTCCGAGGCGTCGACCGTCTCCTCTGCACCTCCTGCGTCCTCCGCCTCCACCCTTCTTCCTTCTGCCCTCTCTGCTTTGACCACTTCACCCCTCCCAACCCCCCAATTCACAACCACACCCCTTGCTCCAAATGCTCCTCTCTCACCCACACTCACTGCCTccccaacaccaccaccaccaacaacccttcttcttcttaccTTTGTCCTCCTTGCTCTGACCCCAATTTCTCCTTCTTCCAATTCCAACCCCACACCGCCACCACCCGCCTCGACGCCCGCTCCGCCTCCGTCCTCCTCTGCGCCGCCCGCATTGCCTCCGCCTCGATGGCCAAGGCTGCTGCCGTGGCGCGTGCTGAGGCTGAGAGGAAGGTCCGCGAGGCTGCAGCTGCCAAGAAGCGCGCACGCGATGCCATGGAGCATCTAGCAATGGTGGAGGCTAAAGCAGGACGGAAGGACTGCTGCATTGAAAATAAGATTAAAGATGGGGTTTTGAGTAATGGGAATTTGAAGTCTTTGGAAAGCGTGGTTCCCaagaataataacaataacaatagtTGTAGTAATGGGGTTGGTGGGGTTTTCGAGGAGAGAAAATTGGAGGTTGAGTGTAGGGCAAATAATGTGAATGGGGTGCAGAGCGAAAATGGGAAGGAAAATGAGAGCTAG
- the LOC115982454 gene encoding uncharacterized protein LOC115982454, giving the protein MVSTTSINNNGGGSKTTGFGYGAAKTSVWWDIENCRVPKEGYNPNAIAQNISSALMKMGYCGPISIAAYGDTNAIPDPVQHALSSTGISLYHVPAGVKDASDKRILVDMLFWAVDNPAPANYLLISGDQDFSNALHQLSMRRYNILLAQPQQASAPLLSAAKSIWLYTSLLAGGPPIMNGELQQLVNNNSYSSSSNTLQMPVSNAIGITQPMKTYQGNPHIGNHTMAYIGKGVDSRYQGKSTSRNFSQANGSKTLSSPVEHYSNVNSHQPGNFSYIPNVPPSGPAQNFVHGNPGPSWSNSSNHQKNHQYNYSESLRPNNFATQPAFSPRSMHLPPLNTNTFVPPLTPLRLNGSNFTSRPPTKVPDINFLNISGYSNSVHNPPTVQQRNQEPRHISITKSTNHACLSESQNGYMVQKKLSVYPNMLNNGYPRDPEYPSLSSAEMGGTSTCILETPGFPKPSGYVQGLLGVILLALDTLKNEKIMPTEANIIDCIQYGDPKHRNIDIKNALESAIEQQMVVKHIAGDVQLYVPKNEKLWHCVNPIDGNPNRYSKVTWDETENFLTSPAGRSAIIASQCKYEAASILRNMCLKELALGDILQILNMALKTKTTIARRRSSAARTESDRRVWVASELGTTISLSDPTIRLETKTVTEN; this is encoded by the exons ATGGTGAGCACCACCAGCATCAACAACAATGGTGGTGGAAGCAAAACTACGGGGTTTGGTTATGGTGCGGCAAAGACATCTGTGTGGTGGGACATAGAAAATTGCAGGGTTCCAAAAGAAGGGTACAACCCAAACGCCATAGCTCAGAACATAAGTTCTGCGTTGATGAAGATGGGTTATTGTGGACCCATCTCTATTGCTGCCTATGGTGACACCAATGCTATCCCTGATCCTGTCCAGCATGCTCTTTCCAGCACTGGCATCTCCCTCTACCATGTCCCCGCTG GGGTCAAAGATGCAAGTGACAAGAGGATTTTGGTGGACATGTTGTTTTGGGCAGTGGACAATCCTGCACCGGCTAATTACCTCTTGATTTCTGGTGACCAGGATTTCTCTAATGCTCTGCATCAGTTGAGCATGAGGAGGTACAACATTCTTCTAGCACAGCCTCAGCAGGCTTCTGCACCTCTTCTTTCTGCTGCTAAGAGCATCTGGCTTTATACCAGTCTTTTAGCTGGAGGGCCACCAATAATGAACGGTGAATTGCAACAGCTTGTTAATAATAATAGCTATTCATCAAGTTCCAACACATTACAGATGCCAGTTTCTAATGCCATTGGTATAACGCAACCTATGAAAACCTATCAGGGTAATCCCCATATTGGAAATCATACTATGGCATATATAGGAAAGGGGGTGGACAGTAGATATCAAGGAAAATCAACTTCAAGAAACTTCAGTCAAGCTAATGGATCAAAAACTTTGAGTTCACCAGTAGAACATTACAGCAATGTAAACTCTCATCAACCTGgtaatttttcttatattccAAATGTTCCTCCAAGTGGACCTGCCCAAAATTTTGTTCATGGCAATCCTGGTCCTTCATGGAGCAATAGCAGTAACcaccaaaaaaatcaccaatataATTATTCAGAGTCATTACGGCCAAACAACTTTGCCACTCAACCTGCATTTTCACCTCGTAGTATGCATCTACCTCCACTTAATACTAACACTTTTGTTCCTCCCTTAACCCCTCTGAGGCTTAATGGATCCAACTTTACCTCAAGACCACCTACAAAGGTGCCTGATATTAATTTCTTGAACATCTCTGGATATTCCAACAGTGTTCACAACCCTCCTACTGTCCAGCAAAGAAATCAAGAGCCTAGACATATTTCTATTACTAAGTCTACAAATCATGCATGCTTAAGCGAATCACAAAATGGATATATGGTGCAGAAGAAGCTGTCAGTTTACCCTAACATGCTGAATAATGGATATCCTCGTGACCCAGAGTATCCATCCTTGTCTTCAGCAGAAATGGGTGGCACTAGTACCTGTATATTGGAGACTCCTGGATTCCCAAAGCCTTCTGGGTATGTCCAAGGCCTACTAGGGGTAATCTTGCTTGCATTGGACaccctaaaaaatgaaaagataatgCCTACTGAAGCAAATATAATTGATTGCATTCAATATGGAGACCCCAAGCATCGGAATATTGACATTAAAAATGCTCTGGAGAGTGCTATTGAGCAGCAGATGGTAGTGAAGCACATTGCCGGTGATGTGCAGTTGTATGTTCCTAAGAACGAGAAACTTTGGCATTGTGTGAACCCTATAGATGGTAATCCTAATCGATACTCAAAAGTTACATGGgatgaaactgaaaattttctaaCATCCCCTGCCGGACGATCTGCAATAATCGCTTCTCAGTGCAA GTATGAAGCAGCTAGTATTTTAAGGAATATGTGCCTGAAAGAGCTTGCCTTGGGTGACatacttcaaattttaaatatg GCTTTGAAGACGAAGACGACAATAGCTCGGCGAAGATCTAGTGCAGCACGGACTGAGTCCGATCGGCGAGTTTGGGTGGCGAGTGAGTTGGGAACGACGATCAGCCTCTCCGATCCAACAATCCGTTTGGAAACGAAGACGGTGACAGAGAATTGA
- the LOC115981885 gene encoding nuclear envelope-associated protein 2-like codes for MSIVEKPSSSVAAAAEAAVVSSSSPVSSSAASARDIDPLLKDLNEKKQSFRRNVVSLAAELKEVRSRLASQEQSYVKESLTRQEAETKARNMEEEIGTLQKRLEERNAQLQASATTAEKYLKDLDDLRSQLSATRATADASAESAESAQLQCLALIKELDEKNSSLKAHEDRISRLGDQLDNLQRDLQARESSQKQLKDDVLRIEHDIMQAISKAGASKDCELRKLLDEVSPKNFDKINKLLVVKDEEIAKLKDEIKIMSAHWKHKTKELESQLEKQRRADQELKKRVLKLEFCLQESRSQTRKLQRMGERRDKALKELRDLLAAKQQSAAMGAEKQNFWESSGFKIVVSMSMVILVVFSKR; via the exons ATGTCAATTGTGGAGAAACCATCTTCGTCTgtggcggcggcggcggagGCGGCCGTGGTGTCATCATCGTCGCCGGTTTCATCATCAGCTGCATCAGCTAGAGATATTGATCCTCTGTTAAAGGACTTGAATGAGAAGAAGCAGAGTTTCCGGCGGAACGTGGTGTCATTGGCGGCGGAGTTGAAGGAGGTTCGGAGCCGGTTGGCATCTCAGGAGCAATCATATGTTAAAGAGTCTCTAACAAGACAG GAAGCTGAGACAAAAGCTAGGAACATGGAGGAAGAGATTGGTACATTGCAGAAGAGATTGGAAGAGAGGAATGCACAGCTACAAGCTTCAGCAACTACTGCTGAGAAG TACCTTAAGGACTTGGATGATCTTAGATCACAGCTTTCAGCCACTCGAGCAACTGCAGATGCAAGCGCTGAATCAGCTGAATCAGCTCAGCTCCAGTGTTTAGCACTTATAAAGGAATTAGATGAGAAGAATAGTTCACTAAAAGCACATGAGGATCGCATAAGTAGGTTAGGAGATCAATTAGATAATCTGCAGAGGGATCTTCAAGCAAGGGAATCTTCCCAAAAGCAACTTAAAGATGATGTTTTGAGAATTGAACATGATATTATGCAAGCTATTTCGAAAGCTGGAGCAAGCAAGGATTGTGAACTGAGGAAATTATTAGATGAAGTATCTCCCaagaattttgataaaattaataaGCTTTTGGTTGTTAAGGATGAAGAAATAGCAAAACTGAAGGATGAAATCAAGATAATGTCTGCTCATTGGAAACACAAGACCAAGGAATTGGAGTCACAG tTAGAGAAGCAACGTCGAGCTGACCAGGAACTGAAAAAGAGGGTGTTGAAATTAGAATTCTGCCTCCAGGAATCTCGTTCCCAGACCCGAAAGCTCCAAAGG ATGGGAGAGCGAAGGGACAAAGCCCTAAAAGAACTCAGAGATCTGTTGGCAGCAAAACAACAAAGTGCAGCTATGGGTgctgaaaaacaaaatttctggGAATCTTCTGGCTTCAAGATTGTTGTTTCCATGTCAATGGTGATCTTGGTGGTCTTTTCAAAGAGATGA
- the LOC115979270 gene encoding putative pentatricopeptide repeat-containing protein At1g12700, mitochondrial has protein sequence MAVKLSPLAISKRIPKWVTLNAFISSVSCANTIEIFPENNQNTLNSSDYEQNVNFLRNKLAPDNLIRVLDNTSDLNSAVRIFKWAALQKRFHHTTDTYYWIILKLGLAGNVKEMEGFCQNMVKDRCPGVEEALVALINTFVRHGRPSEAIRVLVNMNLGGYKPSIDTFNAVLGAVVEEKGEFQDVMFVYKEIVKAGIVPTVDSLNYLLEALFGTNKVESALDQFRRMNKKGCNPNSRTFEIVIKGLVEKNRVDEAVNVLDEMFELGCQPDLSFYTCTIPLFCRENKPGEGIRLFRLMRASNFVPDSFVYEGLIRCLCENLLLDDALNISKEMISSDIKPANNVYLDIVNGLCTLGKINEAIEFLEENDVSETSLHNILLEVCCSSGKFSVAKGLLEKMSEKNIANCDSWNFLIRWLCENEGIRKAFELLGKMIVSSFIPDCATYLALVIGNCKLNKHDDALKLFHEICAKCWILDSKSYSELIDGLCQVERTLEAAEVFYYMSSNKFPLQSSSFDMLIKGICATAEVDQAIKLWQLAYYSGTSCNNGTYSTIMLELSKLDRAKDVLVVFSQMLIRGCSLDQEVYSFLIQSMSSLNRIKECVFYFNMMVNEGWVPDSKRLFDLLLCISNHSQLCVVSSAINKLISNSEILYPEIYNILINGFWKEGNKCEACRLLDLMLERGWVPDATTHGLLVGSIAREEADRGAYAHDDSTAQDAVCSILTEGLGNT, from the coding sequence ATGGCTGTAAAGCTCTCACCTTTGGCAATTTCCAAGAGAATCCCCAAATGGGTCACTCTCAATGCATTCATTTCTTCAGTTTCATGTGCTAATACCATCGAAATTTTCCCTGAAAACAATCAAAATACACTGAACTCATCTGACTACGAACAAAATGTTAACTTTTTAAGGAATAAGCTTGCCCCGGATAACTTAATCCGGGTTTTGGATAATACCAGTGATTTGAACTCAGCAGTGAGGATATTCAAATGGGCTGCTCTCCAAAAAAGGTTCCACCATACCACTGATACGTATTATTGGATAATTCTGAAGCTGGGTTTGGCTGGAAATGTTAAGGAAATGGAAGGTTTTTGTCAGAATATGGTGAAAGATAGGTGTCCTGGTGTCGAGGAAGCTCTTGTGGCATTAATTAATACCTTTGTTAGGCATGGTAGGCCAAGTGAAGCTATTCGGGTTCTTGTTAATATGAACTTGGGTGGTTATAAGCCCTCTATAGATACATTTAATGCTGTATTGGGTGCTGTTGTGGAGGAGAAGGGGGAATTTCAAGATGTGATGTTTGTTTATAAGGAAATAGTGAAAGCGGGAATTGTACCAACAGTTGATAGTTTGAATTATTTGTTGGAGGCTTTGTTTGGGACCAATAAGGTTGAGTCTGCTTTGGATCAGTTTAGAAGAATGAACAAGAAAGGATGCAACCCTAATAGCAGGACCTTTGAGATAGTCATAAAGGGTCTTGTTGAGAAAAACCGAGTGGATGAAGCTGTTAATGTTTTAGATGAAATGTTTGAACTTGGGTGTCAGCCTGATTTGAGTTTTTATACCTgtacaatacctttattttgtaGGGAGAATAAGCCAGGGGAGGGGATTAGGTTGTTTAGATTAATGAGAGCTTCTAACTTTGTTCCTGATTCATTTGTTTACGAGGGTCTAATACGGTGTTTGTGTGAGAACCTTTTGCTGGATGATGCATTGAACATTTCCAAAGAGATGATAAGTAGTGATATAAAGCCGGCTAATAATGTGTATTTGGATATAGTAAATGGATTGTGTACATTAGGGAAAATAAATGAAGCTATAGAGTTCTTGGAGGAGAATGATGTTTCTGAAACTTCTTTACACAATATATTGCTTGAAGTTTGTTGCAGTTCTGGTAAATTTTCAGTGGCAAAAGGCCTACTTGAGAAAATGTCTGAAAAGAACATAGCCAACTGTGattcttggaattttcttatCAGATGGCTTTGTGAGAATGAGGGTATCAGGAAGGCATTTGAACTTCTTGGAAAAATGATTGTTTCTTCATTTATTCCTGATTGTGCCACGTACTTGGCTCTAGTTATTGGCAACTGTAAATTGAACAAGCATGATGATGCTTTGAAGCTGTTTCATGAGATTTGTGCTAAATGCTGGATTTTGGATTCTAAATCTTATTCCGAGCTGATCGATGGCCTATGCCAGGTGGAAAGGACTCTAGAAGCTGCTGAAGTGTTTTATTATATGTCTAGTAATAAATTCCCTCTTCAGTCTTCCTCATTTGATATGTTGATCAAGGGTATTTGTGCCACGGCAGAAGTTGATCAAGCAATAAAGTTATGGCAGTTGGCTTACTATTCTGGCACTTCTTGTAATAATGGAACTTACAGTACAATTATGCTTGAGTTATCTAAATTAGACAGGGCAAAAGATGTGTTAGTAGTTTTCTCACAAATGCTGATACGGGGTTGCAGTCTTGATCAGGAAGTGTATAGCTTCCTCATACAAAGCATGAGTTCACTTAATCGTATAAAGGAGTGTGTCTTCTATTTTAACATGATGGTTAATGAGGGTTGGGTACCTGATTCTAAAAGACTATTTGATCTTCTTTTGTGTATATCCAACCATTCTCAATTGTGTGTGGTTTCAAGTgcgatcaataaacttatttctAATTCTGAAATTCTATATCCTGAAATTTACAACATTTTGATTAATGGCTTCTGGAAAGAGGGTAATAAATGTGAAGCTTGTCGCTTACTGGATTTGATGTTGGAAAGAGGTTGGGTCCCAGATGCTACTACTCATGGATTGTTGGTTGGATCTATTGCTAGAGAGGAAGCAGACAGGGGGGCATATGCCCATGATGATTCCACCGCGCAAGATGCTGTTTGTAGCATACTTACTGAGGGCTTAGGAAATACGTGA